CCGACAGCAGGTCGTCGAGCACGGGGTAGAGCCGCTCCTCCGGCGGCTCCCACGGCTTGACGAGATAGTGGTCCAGCCGCACCTTGTTGATCGCCGAGATGGCGACGCTCGTGTCGGCGTAGGCCGTCAGCAGGACGCGGCGCGCGGCGGGGAAGCGCCGGCCGGCCTCCGCCAGGAACTCGATCCCGGTCATCTCGGGCATGCGCTGGTCGGAGAGGATCAGCGCGGCCTCCTCACGGCGCCCGCGCAGCCGGTCGAGGATCTGCGTGGCCTCCACCGGCGACCTCGTCGCCACGACCCGGTAACGCTGCTGGTAGGCGCGGGACAGATCGCGCCGCACCGCGCGGAGTACGTGGTCGTCGTCGTCCACGGCCAGCAGGACCGGCCGGCGCTGCTCAGGCATCACGACCCTCCAACAATCGACTGCGGCCATTCTTTCGCCATTTTCCGCGCGACCGCCCCGGACACCTGACGTAGTGCCGGCGAATTTCATTGACTTGACGGAATAGGCGGGCCGGGCTTGTCCCGGAAAACCACTCGTTGTTTGAATCCACGCATGACGCGCACCATTCTTATTGTTCTCTCCGAGTACGGATATTGGGGAGAGGAACTCGTCGGCCCGCTGGCCGCCTTCGACCGGCAGGGCTACCGGAGCGTGTTCGCCACCCCCACCGGCAAGCGGGCGCGGGCACTGCCGCCCAGTCTCGACCCCGGGTACGTGGATCCGCCGCTGGGCCGCTCCGTGACCACGCCGGAGGTGGCCGTGGCCGCCCGGCAGCTGGACGAGTCGGACCGGCTGGACGCCCCGGTCAGCCTGGCCGACTGGATCCCCGAACGCCCCTACAACAGCGAGGACGGATACCTCCGCAAGGTCGAGGCCTACTACCGGGAGCTCGGCCGGCTGGACCGGGACGTCGAGGAGTACGACGCCCTGGTGCTCGTGGGCGGCAGCGGCCCGATCGTGGACCTGGCCAACAACGGCCGGGTGCACGACCTGATCCTCGCCTTCGTGCGGGCGGACAAGCCGGTGCTCGCCGAGTGCTACGGCGTCGCCTGCCTGGCCTTCGCCCGAGACTGGGAGGACCGGGCGAGCATCCTGCGCGGCAAGCACGTGACAGGCCACTGCAAGGAGTACGACTACAAGGACGGCACCGGCTTCCTGGGGGTCGACTTCAACATGGGGCCGCCGCCGTACCCGCTGGAGTACATCCTGCGCGACGCCACCGCGCCCGACGGCCGCTACCACGGCAACGTGGGCAAGGAGACGTCGGTGATCGTGGACTTCCCGTTCGTGACGGGCCGCTCGACCCCCGACTCGTACCTGTCCGGCGAGAAGCTGGTCGAGGTGCTCGAGTCCGGCCTGCGCCGTTACGGCTGGTGACCATGGCGACCCGTCCCGCCAAGAAGGCGATCTTCGAGCAGTTCGCGGCCGACGGCATCTCGGTGATGTTCGGCAATCCGGGGACCGTCGAGCAGGGGTTCCTCGACGTGCTGGAGGACACACCGGGCTTCCGGTACGTCCTGGCGCTGCAGGAGTCGGCGGCGCTCGGCATCGCCGACGGCTACGCCCGCGCCACCGGCGGGCCCGCGCTGGTCCAGTTGCACAGCGGCGTCGGCCTCGGCAACGGCATCGGCCTGCTCTACCAGGCCAAGCGCGGCCACTCGCCGCTGGTGGTGATCGCCGGCGAGGCGGGCGTGCGGTACGAGGCCATGGACGGCCAGATGGCGGTGGACCTGGTGGCGATGGCCCGGCCGGTGACCAAGTACGCGACCAGGGTGACCCACCCCGGCTCGGTGCTGAGGGTGCTGCGGCGGGCGGTCAAGATGGCGATGACGCCGCCGCGCGGGCCGGTCTTCGTGGCGCTGCCGATGGACGTGCTCGACGAGGACACCGACGAGCCGGCCGTGGCCAGCACGGTCCCCAGCCGGGCCACGGTGCCCGTGCCGGAGGAGCTGGAGCGGGCCGCGGCCGTGCTGCGCGCCGCCCGGCGGCCCGTGGTGCTGGCCGGCGACGGGGTCTCGGTGTCCGGCGCGCAGGAGGAGCTGGCCAGGGTGGCCGAGGCGCTCGGCGCCCCGGTGTGGACGGTGAACTCCTCGGAGCTGACCATCGACACCACCCACCCGCTCCACCGGGGGGACCTCGGGCACATGTTCGGCGAGCACAGCGCCGCCGCGCTGGCCGGGGCCGACGCCGTGCTCGTCGTCGGGACGTACCTCTTCCCCGAGGTGTTCCCGCTGCTGACCAGCCCCTTCGCCGAAGGGACGAAGATCGTCCACATCGACCTGGACGACTACGAGATCGCCAAGAACCTGCCGGCCGACGTCGCGCTCGTCGCCGATCCCAAGCCGACCCTCGCGGCGCTGGCCGCACTGCTCGGCCCCGCCCGCCCCGTGCCCGCCCGCGAGCCGGCCGAGGCGTACGGCGAGAGCATGACGGACCTGTTCGCCGGCGAACTGGCCGCCCGGGCGGGCGACGGGCTGGTGATCTTCGACGAGGCGCTGACCGCCTCCCCCGCGCTGCTCAGGCGGCTGCCGCCGCGCAGGCCCGGCACCTACTTCCAGACCAGGGGCGGCTCGCTCGGCGTCGGCATCCCCGGCGCGATCGGGATCAAGCTGGCCCGCCCCGAGTCCGAGGTGGTGGCCTTCACCGGCGACGGCGGCAGCATGTACACCATCCAGGCCCTGTGGACCGCCGTCAGGTACGGCGTCGCCGCCCGCTTCGTGATCTGCGACAACCGCCGTTACCAGCTGCTCGACGACAACCTCGAACAGTACTGGCGCGAGCGCGGCATCGCCGCGCACCCCAACCCCGAGGGCTTCGACCTGTCCCACCCCCAGATCGACTTCGTGCGGCTGGCCGCGAGCCTGGGTGTCCCCGCCGTCAAGGTGAGCAAGCCCGCCCAGGTGGAGGCGGCGGTCCAGCGGATGCTGGCGGCGCCGGGGCCGTTCCTCGTCGATCTGATTACCACCTGAGAGGTACACCGTGCGTGAGAAGCGATTGGCCGGGCGCACCGTCGCGATCCTCATGGAGAGCGACTTCGTCGAGCAGGAGCTCCACTACTACCAGCGGCGTTTCACCGAGGAGGGGGCGCGGGTCGAGTTCCTCACGCGGCTGTGGGGGCAGGACTCGCTGACCTTCCACGGCCACGAGTTCAAGGAGCCGTTCACGGTGAGCGGCGACCTGGAGAGCGCCGATCTGAGGCGGATCGACGTGCTGATCGTGCCGTCCGGCATGGTGTCGGACCGGCTGCGCTACACCGAGGACGTCAACGAGCTCGCCCCCGCCGTACGGCTGCTGAAGGAGGCCTTCGACGACCACCGGATCGTCAAGGGCATCATCTGCCACGGCCTCTGGCTGGCGGCGCCCATCGCCGACGTGGTCAAGGGCCGCCGTGTGACGTGCCACAACAACCTGATCGGCGACGTGCGCAACATGGGCGCGCTCTACACCGACCAGGACGTCGTGGTGGACCGCGACCTGGTGACCGGCCGGACGGCCGAGCACTGCGCCGCCTTCGCCCGCATGATCATCGACCTGGTGGCCGCCGACCGCGGCTCCGAGACGGTCTACCGGCCCGACTTCACCTTCTCCGACCTGGTCGCCGGCTATGTCACCGCCTTCGAGCACGGCGAGATCAGCCTGCGCACCAACGACGGGCGGGCGGTGCGGGTGCGCCTGACCGGCACCACCTCCGCCGAGTTCGTGCGCAACCTCTCGGAGCCGTACCTCGACGCCTCGGCGCACCTGGATCAGCTGCTCACGCCGGGCACCTACGTGTTCGTCAAGGGGATCTTCTACTACGAGAACGGCTCCTACACGATCGAGGCCAAGGCGCTGACGTTCCTGGGCAGGCAGCCGGGCCAGTACGCCTTCGAGCAGCCCGACTGGTGGGTCAAGCAGATCCGCGAGCTGGGCCGCTTCTACCGCAAGGCGCAGTTCGGGGCCGACGGCCCGATCGACTACTCGGCGTACCGGACCATGCTGCGGCTGGGCGGCGAGAAGGCCGGCCAGGACGTGCAGGAGACCGACACGATCTCCCGGATGGTCTACGGGATGTCCTCGGCCTACATGCTCACGGGCGAGGAGGACTTCCTGGAGGTGGCCGAGCAGGGCGCCGCCTACCTGCGCGAGCACATGCGCTTCGTGGACCGCGACGAGGACGTCGTGTACTGGTACCACGGCATCGACGTGCGCGACGGGGTCGAGCGCAAGCTGTTCACCTCCGAGTTCGGCGACGACTACGACGCCATCCCGATGTACGAGCAGATCTACGCCCTGGCCGGCCCCACCCAGCTCTACCGGCTCACCGGAGACCCGCGCATCGCCGCCGACATCGACGGCACGCTGCGGCTGTTCCGCAAGTTCTTCCACGACCCCGAGCGGGGCGGCTACTTCTCGCACATCGACCCGATCCTGCTCAGCCCGCACCACGAGTCACTGGGCCCGAACCGGTCGAGGAAGAACTGGAACTCCGTCGGCGACCACGCCCCCGCCTACCTCATCAACCTGCTCCTGGCCACCGGCGACGAGCGGCACGCCGACATGCTCGAGGAGACGTTCGACCTCATCGTCAAGCACATGCCGAGGAAGGACAGCCCGTACGTGCAGGAGCGCTTCCACGCGGACTGGACGCCGGACACCACCTGGCACTGGCAGCAGGACAGGGCGGTCGTCGGGCACAACCTCAAGATCGCCTGGAACCTCATGCGGATGATGTCGATCCGGCCCAAGGATCGCTACCGGGCGCTGGCGAACGAGATCGGCCAGAAGATGCCGGGCCTCGGCAGCGACCCGCAGCGCGGCGGCTGGTACGACGTGGTCGAGCGCAGGCTCGCCCCCGGCCAGCACGTCCACCGGTTCGTCTGGCACGACAGGAAGGCCTGGTGGCAGCAGGAGCAGGCGATCCTCGCCTACCAGATCCTGGCGGGGCTGGGCGGCGAGGAGGAGTTCGTGCGCAGGGCGCGGGAGTCGGCCGCCTTCTACAGCGCCTTCTTCCTCGACCACGACGAGGGTGGCATCTACTTCAACGTGCTCGCCGACGGCCACCCGTACCTGCTCGGCACCGAGCGGTTCAAGGGCAGCCACTCGATGAGCATGTGCCACGCGGCCGAGCTCTGCTTCCTGGCGACCGTCTACCAGCGGCTGCTGCTCGACAAGGAGCCGCTGACGCTGTGGTTCCGGCCGCGGCCCGACGGGTTCACCGACCGGGTCCTGCGGGTCGCGCCCGACGCGCTGCCGCCCGGCCGGGTCCGGCTGGAGTGGGTCGAGGTGGACGGCTCGCCGTACCAGCTCTTCGACGCCGCGGCGATGACGGTGAAGCTGCCCGACTCCGCCGGGCCGGTGACGGTGCGCGCCCACCTCGCGCCCGTGGAGGAGTGACATGACCATGCGACTGCAACGAGAGCTGCGCGGCGGGGTCACCGTCATCAGCATGGACGGCCAGCTGGACAGCGAGACCGCGCCCCGGGTCCAGCAGGACCTGCAGGCGCTCTTCCCCGAGGAGGGTCTGGTCGTGCTGGACCTGTCCCGGACGCTGTACATGTCGAGTGCGGGCCTGCGGGTGCTCCTGCTGATCTACCGGCAGGCCCAGCACAGCACGGTACGCCTGGCGCTGACGGGGCTGTCCCCCGACGTGCGCGCGATCATGGACGCGACCGGGTTCCTCGGATTCTTCACCGTGGTGGAGTCCGTCGAAGAAGGCGTGGAGGCGTTGACTGTATGACCATCCTGGAGCCGATCGACGCTTACCCCACGCAGCGGATCGCCGGATACCCCGTGCGCGCTGGGCGGTCGCTGCCGTTCGGCGCCACGCGGGTGCCCGGGGGTGTCAACTTCTCGGTCTTCTCCAACCACGCCACCTCGGTGACGCTGGTGCTCTACCGGGAGGGCGAGCCCGAGCCGATGGCCGAGCTGCCCTTCCCGGAGTCGTTCCGGGTGGGCAGCGTCTACGCGATGACCGTGTTCGGCCTCGACGTCGAGCGACTGGAGTACGGCTATCGCGTGGACGGCCCCCGCCGGCCGTGGCAGGGCCACCGCTTCGATCCGGACACCGTGCTCAGCGACCCGTACGCCAGGATGCTGACCGGCCACGGCCCCTATCGGCACAGGTCGCGGGTGACGCTGGACGACTTCGACTGGGAGGACGACCGCCCGCCGCGCCTGCCGCACGAGGACCTGGTGATCTACGAGCTGCACGTGCGCGGTTTCACCCGGCACCCCTCCTCCGGGGTCTCGGCGCCGGGCACGTACGCGGGGCTCGTGGAGAAGATCCCGTACCTGCGGGAGCTGGGGGTCAACTGCGTCGAGCTGATGCCGGTGTTCGAGTTCGACGAGACCGACAACGTGTTCACAGGCGTCAACTACTGGGGGTACAGCCCCATCGGGTTCTTCGCCCCCAAGGCGTCCTACGCGGCCACCGGCCGCGACCACATGCAGGTGGACGAGTTCAAGCACCTGGTCAAGGAGCTGCACCGGGCGGGCATCGAGGTGCTGCTCGACGTGGTGTTCAACCACACCGCGGAGGGCGACGAGCGCGGGCCGACGATCAGCTTCAAGGGGCTGGACAACGCCACCTACTACATGCTCACGGCCGACGGTCACTACTACAACTTCAGTGGCACGGGCAACACGCTCAACTGCAACCATCCGGTGGTGCGCGGGTTCGTGCTGGACTGCCTGCGTTACTGGGCCGCCGAGTGCCACGTCGACGGCTTCAGGTTCGACCTGGCGGCGATACTCGGGCGAGGGGCCGACGGCGAACTGCTGCACAACCCGCCGCTGCTGGAGTCGCTGGCGTACGACCCGATCCTGCGCGACCGCAAGCTGATCGCGGAGGCCTGGGACGCCGCCGGGCTCTACCAGGTGGGCAGCTTCCCCCACTACAGCCGCTGGTCGGAGTGGAACGGCCGCTACCGGGACACGGTGCGCAGATACGTCAAGGGCGACCTCGGCGTCACCGGGGAGCTGGCCACCCGCATGGTCGGCTCGCCCGACATGTACAGCCGCAGAGGGGCCGCGGCCACGGTCAACTTCGTCACCTCACACGACGGGTTCACGCTGCGGGACCTCGTGTCGTACGACCACAAGCACAACGAGGCCAACGGCGAGGGCAACGGGGACGGCGACGACGCCAACAACTCCTGGAACTGCGGGCACGAGGGCGAGACGGACGACCCGGCGGTGCTGGCGCTCCGCGCCCGGCAGCAGCGCAACGCGCTGCTGCTCCTGCTGGCCAGCCGGGGCGTGCCGATGCTGCTCGCCGGCGACGAGATCGGCCGCACGCAGCTCGGCAACAACAACGCCTACTGCCACGACGGGCCGCTCACGTGGCTCGACTGGGGGCTGCGGGAGCGCAACGCCGACCTGTTCCGCTTCACGCGGCGCGCCATCGCCTTCCGGCGGGCGCACCCGGTGCTGCGGGGCGGCTCTCCCGGCTCGGTCCACTGGCACGGCGTGCGTGCCTGGTCCCCGGACTGGGCGGCGCACTCGCGGGTGGTGGCCGCGCTGTTCGACGGGGGCGGGAACGACTGCGTGTACGTCGCCGCCAACTCCCACTGGGAGTCGCACACGCTCGAGCTGCCGGCCGCGCCGCGCGGGCAGACGTGGCACCTGTTCGCCGACACCGCCGCCGCCCCGCCGATGGACGCCTTCGAGCCGGGCTCCGAGCCGCCGCTGGCCAACCAGTCACAGCTGTCCATCGGACCCAGAAGCATCGCGATCTTGGTCACGCACTAGTGAAGGGAAGCGAGTCATGTCTTTCAAGATGAAGATGAGCGTGGAGGGCGATACCGCCACGATCCGGCTGGCCGGCGAGCTCGACGGCAGCTCCGCCCCCGACCTCAACGACCTGGTCTCGCAGGCCGTGGGGCGGCAGGTGGGCAAGCTGGTGCTGCTCCTCGACGAGCTGACGTACATGTCGTCGGCGGGGGTGCGCTGCCTGATCTTCGCTCACCAGAAACTGCCGCGCGGCTCGGAGATCACCTTGGTGGGGACCAAGCCGGAGGTGGCCGAGACGATCCGGCTCACCGGCTTCGACCGCAGCATCGTGATGCAGTGATGCTCGCCTGCCGGCTCAGGATCGACGTTCAGCACGCGTCCCTGCCGGGCGTGGTGGCCGATTTCATCGAGGTGCTGGCAGACGAGGCCGGGCTGACCTCCCGCCAGGCGTACTGGCTGCGCCTGGCCACGGACGAGATCACCACGAACATCGCCCAGCACGGCTACCGGGGCGGGGCGGGCGTCGTGGAGC
This genomic interval from Nonomuraea helvata contains the following:
- a CDS encoding type 1 glutamine amidotransferase domain-containing protein, producing MTRTILIVLSEYGYWGEELVGPLAAFDRQGYRSVFATPTGKRARALPPSLDPGYVDPPLGRSVTTPEVAVAARQLDESDRLDAPVSLADWIPERPYNSEDGYLRKVEAYYRELGRLDRDVEEYDALVLVGGSGPIVDLANNGRVHDLILAFVRADKPVLAECYGVACLAFARDWEDRASILRGKHVTGHCKEYDYKDGTGFLGVDFNMGPPPYPLEYILRDATAPDGRYHGNVGKETSVIVDFPFVTGRSTPDSYLSGEKLVEVLESGLRRYGW
- a CDS encoding thiamine pyrophosphate-binding protein produces the protein MATRPAKKAIFEQFAADGISVMFGNPGTVEQGFLDVLEDTPGFRYVLALQESAALGIADGYARATGGPALVQLHSGVGLGNGIGLLYQAKRGHSPLVVIAGEAGVRYEAMDGQMAVDLVAMARPVTKYATRVTHPGSVLRVLRRAVKMAMTPPRGPVFVALPMDVLDEDTDEPAVASTVPSRATVPVPEELERAAAVLRAARRPVVLAGDGVSVSGAQEELARVAEALGAPVWTVNSSELTIDTTHPLHRGDLGHMFGEHSAAALAGADAVLVVGTYLFPEVFPLLTSPFAEGTKIVHIDLDDYEIAKNLPADVALVADPKPTLAALAALLGPARPVPAREPAEAYGESMTDLFAGELAARAGDGLVIFDEALTASPALLRRLPPRRPGTYFQTRGGSLGVGIPGAIGIKLARPESEVVAFTGDGGSMYTIQALWTAVRYGVAARFVICDNRRYQLLDDNLEQYWRERGIAAHPNPEGFDLSHPQIDFVRLAASLGVPAVKVSKPAQVEAAVQRMLAAPGPFLVDLITT
- a CDS encoding AGE family epimerase/isomerase, whose product is MREKRLAGRTVAILMESDFVEQELHYYQRRFTEEGARVEFLTRLWGQDSLTFHGHEFKEPFTVSGDLESADLRRIDVLIVPSGMVSDRLRYTEDVNELAPAVRLLKEAFDDHRIVKGIICHGLWLAAPIADVVKGRRVTCHNNLIGDVRNMGALYTDQDVVVDRDLVTGRTAEHCAAFARMIIDLVAADRGSETVYRPDFTFSDLVAGYVTAFEHGEISLRTNDGRAVRVRLTGTTSAEFVRNLSEPYLDASAHLDQLLTPGTYVFVKGIFYYENGSYTIEAKALTFLGRQPGQYAFEQPDWWVKQIRELGRFYRKAQFGADGPIDYSAYRTMLRLGGEKAGQDVQETDTISRMVYGMSSAYMLTGEEDFLEVAEQGAAYLREHMRFVDRDEDVVYWYHGIDVRDGVERKLFTSEFGDDYDAIPMYEQIYALAGPTQLYRLTGDPRIAADIDGTLRLFRKFFHDPERGGYFSHIDPILLSPHHESLGPNRSRKNWNSVGDHAPAYLINLLLATGDERHADMLEETFDLIVKHMPRKDSPYVQERFHADWTPDTTWHWQQDRAVVGHNLKIAWNLMRMMSIRPKDRYRALANEIGQKMPGLGSDPQRGGWYDVVERRLAPGQHVHRFVWHDRKAWWQQEQAILAYQILAGLGGEEEFVRRARESAAFYSAFFLDHDEGGIYFNVLADGHPYLLGTERFKGSHSMSMCHAAELCFLATVYQRLLLDKEPLTLWFRPRPDGFTDRVLRVAPDALPPGRVRLEWVEVDGSPYQLFDAAAMTVKLPDSAGPVTVRAHLAPVEE
- a CDS encoding STAS domain-containing protein; translation: MRLQRELRGGVTVISMDGQLDSETAPRVQQDLQALFPEEGLVVLDLSRTLYMSSAGLRVLLLIYRQAQHSTVRLALTGLSPDVRAIMDATGFLGFFTVVESVEEGVEALTV
- a CDS encoding glycogen debranching protein, whose amino-acid sequence is MTILEPIDAYPTQRIAGYPVRAGRSLPFGATRVPGGVNFSVFSNHATSVTLVLYREGEPEPMAELPFPESFRVGSVYAMTVFGLDVERLEYGYRVDGPRRPWQGHRFDPDTVLSDPYARMLTGHGPYRHRSRVTLDDFDWEDDRPPRLPHEDLVIYELHVRGFTRHPSSGVSAPGTYAGLVEKIPYLRELGVNCVELMPVFEFDETDNVFTGVNYWGYSPIGFFAPKASYAATGRDHMQVDEFKHLVKELHRAGIEVLLDVVFNHTAEGDERGPTISFKGLDNATYYMLTADGHYYNFSGTGNTLNCNHPVVRGFVLDCLRYWAAECHVDGFRFDLAAILGRGADGELLHNPPLLESLAYDPILRDRKLIAEAWDAAGLYQVGSFPHYSRWSEWNGRYRDTVRRYVKGDLGVTGELATRMVGSPDMYSRRGAAATVNFVTSHDGFTLRDLVSYDHKHNEANGEGNGDGDDANNSWNCGHEGETDDPAVLALRARQQRNALLLLLASRGVPMLLAGDEIGRTQLGNNNAYCHDGPLTWLDWGLRERNADLFRFTRRAIAFRRAHPVLRGGSPGSVHWHGVRAWSPDWAAHSRVVAALFDGGGNDCVYVAANSHWESHTLELPAAPRGQTWHLFADTAAAPPMDAFEPGSEPPLANQSQLSIGPRSIAILVTH
- a CDS encoding STAS domain-containing protein; protein product: MSFKMKMSVEGDTATIRLAGELDGSSAPDLNDLVSQAVGRQVGKLVLLLDELTYMSSAGVRCLIFAHQKLPRGSEITLVGTKPEVAETIRLTGFDRSIVMQ